In Osmia lignaria lignaria isolate PbOS001 chromosome 13, iyOsmLign1, whole genome shotgun sequence, the DNA window TTCGGAGGTGGACCAACTGCTATGGACACGTCCAGTGATGGTAAATTAAATTGAAGTATATTTTCGAGCAacttgttactaattgtatacCGTTCACAGTTTGGGGAGACTCGTCTGCAGCCGGATCAGAAACAGCAACCGCTGGTTTCGGCGAAGCTGATGGATTCGACTCGTTCTTAAGCATGACTGCTCCTCCACCGGAACCGAGGATGAAAAGAACCGAATCTGCAGAATCGGACGAGGGTCCAGATTTCAGTGTATTCATCAAGTGAGCATCGACGGTTTAATCTCGAAGTTGCGCACTCGTGCCTTGTATACTAACGTTTATCGTATTCCTTAAGACCAAAAGAAGATGAACAGGCTGCGACTGGAGAGGGTGGAGTGGTACCCGCGTTGGCCCCACCGCCAAAGAGTCCTCAAAACACAGCCTACACCGATACCTCGCCTCGATTTAATCCATTTGACAAGTTTGGATCTGCACAGGACGCCATCCCTACCACAGAAACAGCTCAACCAGCGGAACTGACAAGAACAGATTCTCAGGTAGTACTTTATACATAATCTATAGTACTTTAACGGTCATTAGTACAGAGTATAAAAAACTGGGACAACTTAACTTCAGGAAACTCCACCAACACCTCTGTTCGACGAAGACGTCAGTCAACCTTTAGAGGATTTCCCAAGAGTGACGTACACCGGTGACGGTTGGGAGATGCATCTACGTCAAcctaacaagaagaagataacTGGCCAGAGATTCTGGAAGAAGATCTTCGTCAAGTTGGTTTATCAAGGCGATAATCCTGTACTTCAATTGTTTAACAGCAGAGATGACAAGGATCCCTTCCAAGAGTTACCCCTAGTACCCTCTTACTCGGTGTCCGACATAGGAGCACAACAGTTTGACCAATTCGGAAAGATATTCACGGTGAAGCTACAGTACATTTTCTACAAAGAACGACCTGGTGTTCGACCTGGTCAGGTGACCAAGGCGGAAAGACTTACCAATAAACTGAGTCAGTTTGCTGCTTATGCCATTCAGGGTGACTATCAGGGGGTGAAAGAATTTGGAAGTGACTTGAAGAAGTTAGGACTCCCCGTTGAACATGCTCCACAGGTAGAGTTTCCTTCTTGTATTAGGAAGTTTCTTATTATCATAGAACTGTCACGAGGAAATGAATCTTCCCGTAGATTTCCCAGCTGTTCAAGCTCGGTTCCCAATGTTTCGAAGACATGAAGCAATTTTCCTGCGTAGTCGAGGAAGCACTGTTCAGACTAAATGCTCATAGAGATAGAGCGCTGCATTACAAGATGGAAGAGGTGCAAATAACAGTAGTAGATGAGCTCTATGTCGAGCAGAGTGCTCAGGGTATCGTTGAGAAGCAGATAGCTCGTGTTCGACTGTTTTTCTTGGGCTTCCTTTCTGGTAAGTACTCGTAGCACCATCGCAGCCAGGGTTGCTGGAAGTGTAATGGATCGTTCATTGAATTATTCCAGGCATGCCTGACGTCGAGCTGGGAATAAATGACATGTGGCGTCAGGGTAAAGAAGTAGTGGGTAGACACGACATCATTCCAGTTGTGACCGAAGAATGGATTCGTCTGGAGAACGTAGAGTTCCACGCGTGTGTCCAGCAGGATGAATACGAAAAGTCTAGAATCATAAAGTACGTCCTTTAACTAGTCTTCGTAACAGAGTTTTAACTGTACTAACAAACTAACGCTAATTAACACCCCCTTAACCCCGTTCGAAGGTTTAAACCACCAGATGCATGCTATATCGAACTCATGAGGTTCCGAGTAAGACCACCTAAAAACAGGGAACTTCCTCTTCAGCTTAAAGCCGTAATGTGCGTTACGGGTAACAAGGTAACATCGCTTTCTCTCCTATTTTCCAAGAACAATATTTTCACACTTGTTAGTGTTGCGTTATATCCTTGTAATCTGAACCTCCTGTTCTTTGGGCTGGCAGGTAGAGTTGAAGGCAGACATCCTTGTGCCTGGATTCGCGTCAAGGAAACTAGGACAAGTGCCCTGCGAGGACGTAATGGTCCGTTTTCCGATTCCAGAGTGCTGGATCTATCTATTCAGAGTCGAGAAACACTTTAGGTACGGGTCCGTCAAGTCGGCTCATAGAAGAACTGGAAAGATCAAAGGTATAGAGAGGTTCCTTGGGGCGGTGGACACACTGGAACCGCAACTGATGGAAGTTACCTCGGGTCAGGCTAAATACGAGCATCAACATCGTGCTATCGTTTGGAGGATGCCCAGGTTACCGAAGGAGGGCCAAGGTAATTCCTCTTGATTCCTTCAGTTCGCTGTTAACATACTATAATTGAAACCTACTATCTTTAGGAGCGTACACGACACATCAACTGATCTGCCGCATGGCTCTTACCTCGTACGACCAAATCCCTGAGAATCTCGCCGAGTACTGCTACGTTGAATTTACGATGCCTGCGACCCAAGTGTCTCACACCACCGCGAGAAGTGTCAGCCTTCAAAACACTGACAGCGACGCTCCACCAGAGAAGTATGTTAGAAATCTGTCCCGACACGAGTACAGGTACGTCCTTTTTAGATAAGGCTCTTCTTTAACCTTTTGCCGTACTTTGACGAGTCTGACTCAGTTCTAACATGAACTgttgtacagtaaaacctggataaatgcaacattgaatgcccagaatcgacacctcgcctggataaatgaaacctttgaaaccagagccgacaccgcgactggttttgatttcgatctctcttgcttttcgccactgtctgtccctttctacgttcacgcttggctggtcgtcgcgtgtaactcgagattcgacacctcgcttggataaatgcaaccactgggtcccaatctcggttgcatttaaattagaaataatttaatagataatttcaattagaatttgcACAACCAATTTCCTTGATTTGCCTCAATATTATAGCAGTGATTAGTTAGCTTTGGCAGAAGCAAATGCTGAGAAAATGGTACGGTAAGGAGttttaataattagaagaagaaaactTGAATTTTCTCTTTACAATGGTAGATGGTCCACTCGTCAACATAATCCATTTACGATTGAAgcattcattaatatttcaagaaaataaattttctcatcAACTGTCAATTAGGGTTGGAATCGAGCACACTCAAGGCGAAGGACCAGCAGCATACGTAGCGGCGACGTTTACAAGGAAGATCCCAGAGACAACAACGGAGGCACCGAGTGAAGTGTCAGACGCGGGTGCCGAGTCCGATTCGGATTCCTCCGATTAATCTTCGCTGTCTGTATGTAAGGTAACGGGTTAAGATGTTACGAAACTAAACTAACGAGAGTCTTATAAGACGATAAAGAAAATTGCTTGCTAATAGTATatacagaaaaagaaagaaagaaagaaagaaagaaaccgaTGCCTGTGAATCGACGCACGATGCGTTTTGCGGGTCATGGATCATTTCAAGAATGTGATTTTCTGTAGCTTCAAACGCACATCAGTATTACAAAGTTTATAGCTGTGCCAAGTGGGAGTGTTATTCTAATTACGCATGCGTTGGGAGATCATTCCTCTTCAGGAAGGAAGAACCTTTTTCCCACCGCTACTTTCCCTCTTTAGCATACGTACAGCATGCAATTTTAGATCTATGAAGGATATAAAACAGGCCTCAACGTCGATATCGAGTATGTTTCTAGTTGTATCGATGACAATTTCTATCCCAACTTACGCTTTTAATCCTTCTCCGTGACGCAAAGCTCCGCCTTTGGCTTTCGTTCTCGCTTGGCAAAACTATACCGCAGGATACCGTTCGCGTTGTTTCGCTCGTTTCGTGACCCACGAAACGCTTGTCGCCGTGTGTTGTTCATGTAACAGTTAAAGAGAGATATACATATGAAACGAATAATTTATAAGGGTGGACAATACTGATTTTACGTTCAGTCTAGCTTGATAAGTAGTTATACGCACTCGCAGCGAAAGGCTTTGCGCCGCGGGCAGCATGTTTCAAAGACGGATATACAATagacattttattattttacattttagatTCCCGATTGTTTAGAGCGTTATATTATTTAtgtgaaatttttcttattctgaattaatttatcagaatttttcattcgtttaacCCAGGGATGGGCAATTGTTTTGGCTCGGGGGCCACTTTATGGAAGCCGTGGTTAGCGAAGGGCCGCATCTTTTAAAATGATTATATTCATTAATTAACTTTGCATTTCAGAAAGGTATAAATTGCACCATAAATTGTCCTAGGGGAAAATACGAGAGAAGGAAATCTCGGTTCAAGGCGGATTTTTCTGACTGACGGTGGGGCACAAAAAAACTCTTAGCGGGCCGCTATTTGCCCACCCCTGGTTTAAGCTATTTCAATGTTTCACAACATTTTTAAGAGTATAATTGTTATACAATCAGTCAGAAAAATATCTGTACACTTTGTTAAATCATAATAGTTACagtatttcatagtatttatcattataaatatataaaataatgtaaatattatttatttattattttctgtgTTAAAATTACGCGCAATACGCTAACTGAACATTAACAAAGTGTACGGAGATTTTTTCGACACAGTGGATATCGCAATAACACGACGATCGGAGGACAATAGTTGTTAATTGAACGGACTCGTTACAATTCGAAGGATCGTACCCGCGTATCGTATCGTTTTGAGCTTGCAAATGATCTATATCGAATGTTATCTAGTCGTTTTTAAGAGTTAGTTTATTGACATTAATCGACGGTTATTAAGCACGTAAGTAGACGATAATTAATCAAAGTTTGCCTGTTTCGAGAATGCGTGTTGATGGAAGTGTGAGAAATCTAGTCGTTAATTTATTTGAGCGCTTTGCAAATGATATATCTAATgacgtatacagggtgttcaatTATAGGTGGGCATAGTTTAAGGATGCTCATCCATAGCCGCACATCCTGTACAGTCGTTTCAGTTTCGcgttttaatttgtcgagaatATAGCAGTAATGTTGATTAATCGAAATTTCCCGCGGTTAGATTAAGTGAAACGAGTGTGTATTTATCTGCAGATAAGGTAAGATTATtctataagaacgaaaaacttAGCCACGTAAGTTTCCGTTGAGGTTTTACCGATTTTTTGTTTCACATTTTTCCTCCTGCAAAGGAGATCAGAAGAGTCTATTCTAGTCCTTAGCACGTAAGAAGATCGTATGACCATTCAGGTTTTACACCAGTCATACGTTAATGTTAAGTCTATTTAGGAGCTAAATCGATTGAATCAACGACGTTCAGTAATGTCGACCGAGATATGCCAACTAAAGTAATAGATAATTAGagctattaattaataatgtcGATTGTTGCTCTGATCCGTGTCAATGCGAATACAGATTCACTAGTTTAAATCTTTGAGCGCGCGTTTTCTGAAAACGCGCTTGGTCAAACGATCCATCGAATCGTGTCAGACAATACAACTTAGCTGCACCGGATAGAAAAAATACTGCTGAAGGCTgtatgatatataaatattgtattCCGCTCTTTGAAACAGCGCAAAACTTTTCGATCTGCGGCATGATGGTCTGTTTCCGTTGGTACATTAAACAAGTCCCGAGGGAACTTTCCCTGCGAAAAGTTCGACCCAGGATATGACGTTTCCAGCTCGTGATCTCAATTACGTGTAATATCGCGTTATCTTGGGATATCCAAGGCGGCGTTTGTGTATCTAAAAAAGAGAAGATTCATTTAAACACACGATGCATGTATAGATATCTTAGGAAAGGTATTTAAATTAGAGGATATGTGCATTGCCAGCAAGCCTACCGATGTTTCTTCAAGTGTGATTAAAAACCGTGCGATTgtgcgaaagagaaagagaagtaaAGGAGAGGTCGTTTTGCCACTTCGAGGAGATTGTAATTcgagtttcattttttaagagAGGATAAATtgattgttttaattaaatcttagTCTTACGGTATATGAGATTTCGGTTGAACATTGcctaaaaaaaaaggaacagattTTATACACTTACTGGTTCCTTAATTGAAAGCATAATTAGATCTGTCGACC includes these proteins:
- the LOC117610251 gene encoding protein stoned-B-like — translated: MDSKGGNPFLMDDDGTGTNDTMSGQISNPFLQDFTDTEPPAGGENPFLNFGGDQSYQSTITVDSTNPFASFTTDTTAPSTGFETTTTTTTTTDTSSANIFSEQGTNIFVTTSESSRNLFEAEAPAQPSQEIFDQAAAAPAPPAPAPAQAKNGKPAPSRPPPPRPQPPAPPKNTKDLILSVTGAMDATSNHLLDRLQATRTPSPTLMHSPSPTPEHSFADLLDVDSNIPDLMSDDSKGVEPSQNQDILDLFDAPNTDTTTTTIFSTPMTTADTTSLDAEVANTTAVQDNPFASMTDQEATTDQEDDDFKSDYPETASVTSEKRPSIASTTVVVGSEPDTKTALDLDFSSETEAAVTETQHATTADELFATSAMDQFSTTTTVSAFFSMAETTTSAPFPVTDSVCVPFAIATREPIVTSAPSTQSSGPFATDLLGDFGESAQDTSGVRSTSPIPGAEFPTSEAYKPEEQLDNFAATTKAIENTSDAFDIFASKFDKAAESETNSGDPFMDAFGGGPTAMDTSSDVWGDSSAAGSETATAGFGEADGFDSFLSMTAPPPEPRMKRTESAESDEGPDFSVFIKPKEDEQAATGEGGVVPALAPPPKSPQNTAYTDTSPRFNPFDKFGSAQDAIPTTETAQPAELTRTDSQETPPTPLFDEDVSQPLEDFPRVTYTGDGWEMHLRQPNKKKITGQRFWKKIFVKLVYQGDNPVLQLFNSRDDKDPFQELPLVPSYSVSDIGAQQFDQFGKIFTVKLQYIFYKERPGVRPGQVTKAERLTNKLSQFAAYAIQGDYQGVKEFGSDLKKLGLPVEHAPQISQLFKLGSQCFEDMKQFSCVVEEALFRLNAHRDRALHYKMEEVQITVVDELYVEQSAQGIVEKQIARVRLFFLGFLSGMPDVELGINDMWRQGKEVVGRHDIIPVVTEEWIRLENVEFHACVQQDEYEKSRIIKFKPPDACYIELMRFRVRPPKNRELPLQLKAVMCVTGNKVELKADILVPGFASRKLGQVPCEDVMVRFPIPECWIYLFRVEKHFRYGSVKSAHRRTGKIKGIERFLGAVDTLEPQLMEVTSGQAKYEHQHRAIVWRMPRLPKEGQGAYTTHQLICRMALTSYDQIPENLAEYCYVEFTMPATQVSHTTARSVSLQNTDSDAPPEKYVRNLSRHEYRVGIEHTQGEGPAAYVAATFTRKIPETTTEAPSEVSDAGAESDSDSSD